In Tachysurus vachellii isolate PV-2020 chromosome 10, HZAU_Pvac_v1, whole genome shotgun sequence, the following proteins share a genomic window:
- the ccdc177 gene encoding coiled-coil domain-containing protein 177: MVDPLEPEDQNRIKCPYFETPAAASEAPSLPEQDEDGEKEKTALGSPEQEPKVELEQSPQGSQLQNSETEPPKLHLDLYNFDSPVAEGSRYVLTSPRSLEACARCGVKPVELLSRPLSDFAREAPGHSMRVATGMFEVYEKDRHAKLRHCRDERERIIQEEKKRAVQVALNNSSRSQDLEKPQDTNSTEKNNQSIHGAVTAGLITKKSPANRGPPKPHATPVLQSVSKNIPQCSEQLTKTSPSSTKMISAQSLTSSPLSTGHSVKVASVKQSKLLAESAGRTQVSISPKFVTSTPGAPVSKKCPPSTLSKSANTFPRSTPKPSSFPRMSSCLAPVVSKSAAQSPANGITSPFTQHNGHFMSMSKSRERSHSLESLQRKREVVSSSNTSTTTTTATTTTCASSESASSSYSWEGARDHWGKTSSPRARTLATFNSLMGRSLSLGDLSHSPQTTQKVERIVKEVKRRGLKAVPERDRKIAALMLARHQEEDIMSQTRYVAHLQWDSERRLEELRREREDRDKQRAVLQCQRAWQSQFSTRQRRLSQQERDAAAAKLRRVAESEERWRELAEQQERSRLLKLQQAAREEKLKKAMQEQTLKMLEEERATLQEHEKVLIKEKLTIAELKRQEREHQMLEELRGLNRAEKRRHTALIQEIERREADEREEARRIAIEKLSRSLENYEQIQERRGQEIREKAKREEQQIQKARKAAEQREQQQKYQKEARAKEAMKRVQQAAMVAEERAREKAQRAAQSRLEKERLQRLNRQKVEEEEKQRRLELLQSIERKLEKSEQIFREKRAVLESARSVARASFHVRDRVREETNMRTFDKMVLEAQLQASLDEK; this comes from the coding sequence ATGGTGGATCCGCTGGAACCCGAGGACCAGAATAGGATCAAATGTCCATATTTTGAGACCCCAGCTGCAGCATCTGAAGCCCCTTCTCTACCTGAACAGGATGAGGATGGGGAAAAGGAAAAGACTGCTCTTGGCTCTCCAGAACAAGAACCCAAAGTGGAACTTGAACAGAGCCCTCAAGGTAGCCAGTTACAGAACAGTGAAACTGAACCTCCTAAGCTACATCTAGACCTTTATAACTTCGATTCTCCAGTTGCAGAAGGCAGCCGTTATGTGCTGACCAGTCCTCGTTCACTCGAGGCATGCGCACGATGCGGAGTCAAACCAGTGGAACTTCTGTCTCGACCGCTGTCTGATTTTGCGCGTGAGGCACCCGGCCATAGCATGCGTGTAGCCACAGGGATGTTTGAAGTGTATGAGAAGGACAGGCATGCCAAACTCAGACACTGCAGAGATGAACGAGAAAGAATAAttcaagaggagaaaaaaagggCCGTTCAGGTAGCACTGAACAACAGCAGCAGATCACAGGATTTAGAGAAGCCTCAAGATACAAAcagcactgaaaaaaataatcagagcaTTCATGGTGCTGTTACCGCTGGTCTCATCACCAAAAAGTCACCTGCTAACAGGGGTCCACCAAAACCACATGCTACTCCAGTGTTACAGTCTGTGTCAAAAAATATACCTCAATGCTCTGAACAATTAACAAAAACATCTCCTTCATCTACTAAAATGATTTCAGCTCAGTCCTTAACATCAAGTCCATTGAGCACTGGGCATTCTGTTAAAGTGGCTTCTGTAAAACAGTCTAAATTACTTGCCGAGTCTGCTGGAAGGACTCAAGTATCCATATCTCCAAAATTTGTTACTTCAACACCAGGGGCACCAGTGTCCAAAAAGTGTCCACCTAGTACCCTATCAAAGTCTGCAAACACATTCCCCAGGTCAACACCGAAGCCTTCATCTTTCCCAAGGATGTCATCATGCCTGGCGCCAGTTGTATCAAAGTCAGCAGCACAGAGCCCTGCCAATGGCATCACTAGTCCATTTACGCAGCACAATGGACACTTTATGTCTATGTCAAAGTCCAGAGAGAGAAGCCATTCTTTAGAATCCTTACAAAGAAAAAGGGAAGTGGTTAGCTCTTCTAACACTTCAACCACTaccacaacagcaacaacaaccaCATGTGCCTCTTCAGAGTCCGCATCCTCCTCTTACAGCTGGGAAGGGGCAAGGGATCACTGGGGTAAGACCTCTAGTCCTCGTGCTCGTACCTTAGCTACGTTTAACTCTCTGATGGGCCGAAGCTTAAGCTTGGGAGATCTGAGTCATTCTCCGCAGACTACACAGAAGGTAGAGCGCATTGTAAAAGAGGTAAAGCGCCGAGGTCTGAAGGCTGTACCGGAACGCGACCGTAAGATTGCAGCATTAATGCTAGCCAGGCATCAAGAAGAAGATATCATGAGTCAAACACGCTACGTAGCACATTTGCAGTGGGACAGTGAACGCCGATTAGAGGAACTGCGGCGTGAACGTGAAGATCGAGATAAACAGCGAGCAGTGCTTCAGTGCCAGAGAGCGTGGCAGTCACAGTTTTCCACCAGGCAACGGAGACTCAGCCAGCAGGAACGGGATGCGGCAGCGGCCAAGTTACGCCGGGTGGCAGAAAGCGAGGAGCGCTGGAGGGAATTAGCTGAGCAACAAGAGAGAAGCAGGTTGCTAAAGCTTCAGCAGGCTGCTCGTGAGGAAAAGCTGAAGAAGGCCATGCAGGAGCAGACCCTAAAAATGTTGGAAGAAGAGCGGGCTACTTTGCAGGAGCATGAGAAGGTGCTCATCAAAGAGAAGCTAACCATTGCAGAGTTAAAGAGGCAAGAGCGAGAGCACCAGATGCTGGAGGAGCTTCGTGGCCTCAATCGTGCCGAAAAGCGGCGACATACAGCACTCATACAGGAGATTGAGCGCCGCGAAGCAGACGAGCGAGAGGAAGCACGGCGAATTGCGATAGAAAAGCTGAGTCGCTCATTAGAGAACTATGAGCAGATACAGGAACGACGTGGGCAAGAGATTCGGGAGAAGGCGAAGCGTGAAGAACAACAGATCCAGAAAGCGAGGAAGGCTGCTGAGCAGCGCGAGCAGCAACAAAAATATCAGAAGGAGGCCCGGGCGAAGGAAGCCATGAAGCGGGTTCAGCAGGCCGCTATGGTAGCAGAGGAGAGGGCCCGAGAAAAAGCGCAGCGTGCTGCCCAGAGCAGACTGGAAAAAGAGCGGCTTCAGAGACTGAATCGTCAGaaagtggaggaggaggagaagcagagGCGCCTGGAGTTGCTTCAATCAATAGAGCGCAAGCTAGAGAAAAGTGAACAGATATTCCGTGAAAAACGTGCTGTGTTAGAAAGCGCCCGCTCAGTCGCACGTGCCTCTTTCCATGTCCGGGACCGCGTGCGAGAAGAGACCAACATGCGCACCTTTGACAAAATGGTCCTGGAAGCACAGTTACAAGCTAGTTTGGATGAAAAGTGA